The proteins below come from a single Drosophila teissieri strain GT53w chromosome 3L, Prin_Dtei_1.1, whole genome shotgun sequence genomic window:
- the LOC122617781 gene encoding uncharacterized protein LOC122617781, protein MGHLTRRSSLMAIVLCLVLNTKHLSVHGDASHIESAALPLEHRAGYGPPAPIYGAPQGPLSTGATNDVSEEAWPLASTNDSPQIKHLQVQCEKTHMRVNIEFDRPFYGMIFSKGFYSDPHCVHLKPGTGHLSATFEIFLNSCGMTSSANHNAAGYGAPTPSGSYVENTIIIQYDPYVQEVWDQARKLRCTWYDFYEKAVTFRPFQVDMLHAVTANFLGDNLQCWMQIQVGKGPWASEVSGIVKIGQTMTMVLAIKDDENKFDMLVRNCVAHDGKRAPIQLVDQNGCVVRPKIMSKFQKIKNFGPSASVVSFAYFQAFKFPDSMNVHFQCVIQVCRYNCPEPKCGPGLPGGEYGLPQIGANGLSEEYGPPEAYERNDFALGGPGVLPPAAYPDPRHPASDATGAYSENQPDVVPSPQAQTSAAVPTADSGTVSGPASSQSPQPQPTGSNELGLPPPPLPGQSGQYSTVKRKDDLSAGGNLVSLGGRPRSVEGLDDLRGVRRRRDTMDIVVKPQRIYKRNAQEMTDVNTSRIIQVVAPGDVNFALNSNASNETVVIQSARSADAETICMSVPSFVGGLVMLLLVLAVASLVAAFLFVRVRHFDRKGAGMAYVN, encoded by the exons ATGGGACACCTGACGCGACGCAGCAGCCTAATGGCCATAGTCCTGTGCCTGGTACTCAACACAAAG CACCTCTCGGTGCATGGCGATGCCTCGCACATTGAGTCCGCCGCCCTGCCCCTCGAACACAGGGCCGGCTACGGTCCACCGGCGCCCATTTACGGAGCGCCCCAGGGACCACTGAGCACCGGAGCCACCAACGATGTGTCCGAGGAGGCATGGCCcctcgccagcaccaacgacAGTCCGCAGATCAAGCACCTGCAGGTGCAGTGCGAGAAGACCCACATGCGGGTGAACATCGAGTTCGACCGGCCCTTCTACGGCATGATCTTCTCCAAGGGATTCTACAGTGATCCCCACTGTGTGCACCTGAAGCCCGGCACCGGCCACCTGAGCGCCACCTTCGAGATCTTCCTGAACAGCTGCGGCATGACCAGCTCGGCCAACCACAATGCCGCCGGCTATGGAGCGCCCACGCCATCGGGCAGCTATGTGGAGAACACGATCATCATACAGTACGATCCCTATGTGCAGGAGGTGTGGGATCAGGCTAGGAAGCTGCGCTGCACCTGGTACGATTTCTACGAGAAGGCCGTCACCTTCAGGCCATTCCAGGTGGACATGTTGCATGCGGTGACCGCTAACTTTCTGGGCGACAACCTGCAGTGCTGGATGCAAATCCAGGTGGGCAAGGGACCATGGGCCTCCGAGGTATCGGGCATTGTGAAGATCGGACAGACGATGACCATGGTGCTGGCCATCAAGGATGATGAGAACAAATTCGATATGCTGGTGCGCAACTGTGTGGCCCATGACGGCAAGCGGGCTCCCATCCAGCTGGTGGATCAGAATGGCTGCGTTGTCAGGCCGAAGATCATGAGCAAGTTCCAGAAGATCAAGAACTTCGGACCCTCCGCATCGGTGGTTAGCTTCGCCTACTTCCAGGCcttcaagttccccgactcgATGAATGTGCACTTCCAGTGCGTCATCCAGGTGTGCCGCTACAACTGCCCCGAGCCCAAGTGCGGTCCCGGTTTGCCGGGTGGCGAGTACGGTCTGCCCCAGATTGGCGCCAATGGTCTGTCCGAGGAGTACGGTCCCCCAGAGGCCTATGAGCGCAACGATTTCGCCTTGGGCGGCCCCGGAGTTCTGCCACCAGCTGCCTATCCGGATCCACGTCACCCTGCCTCCGATGCCACTGGAGCCTACTCCGAGAACCAACCGGATGTGGTGCCCTCGCCTCAGGCTCAGACCTCGGCGGCCGTGCCCACCGCTGACTCTGGAACCGTTTCCGGACCAGCCAGCTCGCAGTCGCCACAGCCTCAGCCCACTGGCAGCAACGAACTGGGtctgccgccaccaccactgCCAGGACAGAGCGGTCAGTATAGCACGGTGAAGCGCAAGGATGACCTGAGTGCCGGTGGCAACCTGGTTTCCCTGGGTGGACGACCCCGCTCCGTGGAGGGACTGGACGATCTGCGCGGCGTGCGCCGGCGCAGGGACACCATGGACATTGTGGTGAAGCCACAGAGGATCTACAAGCGGAATGCGCAGGAGATGACCGATGTGAACACCAGCCGGATCATTCAGGTGGTGGCGCCCGGAGACGTGAACTTTGCGCTGAACAGCAATGCCAGCAACGAGACGGTGGTCATCCAGTCGGCCAGGTCCGCGGATGCGGAGACCATCTGCATGTCGGTGCCCAGCTTTGTGGGAGGAttggtgatgctgctgctcgtccTGGCCGTCGCCTCTCTAGTCGCCGCCTTCCTCTTCGTCCGCGTGCGCCACTTCGATCGCAAGGGCGCGGGCATGGCCTATGTGAACTAA
- the LOC122617350 gene encoding adrenodoxin-like protein 2, mitochondrial has product MLVINSCRAASRLALRSLNLRSPIATRTFSAGLALKTKDLVNITFVRANGDKIKTSGKVGDSLLDVVVNNNVDLDGFGACEGTLTCSTCHLIFKTSDFEKLPDKPGDEELDMLDLAYELTDTSRLGCQITLSKDMEGLEVHVPSTINDARAA; this is encoded by the exons ATGCTAGTCATCAACTCATGCAGAGCTGCCTCCAGATTGGCGCTACGCAGCCTCAATTTGCGATCGCCGATCGCAACGCGCACTTTCTCGGCGGGATTGGCCCTGAAAACGAAAGATCT TGTTAACATAACCTTCGTGCGTGCCAACGGGGACAAGATCAAGACGTCCGGCAAAGTGGGCGACTCCCTGCTGGACGTGGTGGTCAACAACAATGTGGATCTGGACGGCTTCGGTGCTTGCGAGGGCACCCTGACCTGCTCCACCTGCCACCTGATCTTCAAGACAAGCGATTTCGAGAAACTGCCGGACAAACCCGGAGATGAGGAGCTGGACATGCTGGATTTGGCCTACGAATTGACAGACACCTCGCGACTGGGCTGCCAAATCACCCTGTCCAAGGACATGGAGGGCCTGGAAGTGCATGTGCCCTCCACCATCAATGACGCTCGTGCCGCGTAG
- the LOC122618385 gene encoding transmembrane protein 50A, with the protein MSVLDKVADYFTGEASRNRNTSIIAGILFFAGWWVLIDAMSIDLKHQITTGHVFIGIFGTISFCMVNAVKGEHISEENSSESGARIAKIWLLVGFLMGFASIIAAIWVMIDDFINNEKKEGWFGVALLMQNVFILFASLIYKFGRNEEEWNE; encoded by the exons ATGAGCGTGTTGGACAAAGTTGCGGACTACTTCACAGGCGAGGCGTCCAGGAACAGGAACACCTCCATAATAGCCGGAATTCTG TTTTTTGCAGGATGGTGGGTTCTAATCGATGCCATGTCCATCGACCTCAAGCACCAGATAACCACAGGACATGTCTTTATCGGCATCTTCGGCACCATCAGCTTCTGCATGGTGAACGCAGTGAAGGGGGAACAT ATTTCGGAGGAGAACTCTTCGGAGTCCGGCGCCAGGATAGCAAAGATCTGGCTGCTTGTGGGCTTCCTAATGGGCTTTGCCTCCATCATTGCCGCTATCTGGGTGATGATCGACGACTTCATCAACAATG AAAAGAAGGAAGGCTGGTTTGGTGTGGCTCTGCTGATGCAGAACGTTTTCATCCTGTTCGCCAGTTTGATCTACAAGTTTGGACGCAACGAGGAAGAGTGGAATGAGTAG
- the LOC122618380 gene encoding chitooligosaccharidolytic beta-N-acetylglucosaminidase isoform X2 has translation MKRTRTALGVALLLALVSQLTAHSSDDLVYGYECRSGFCQKVELSEENYAKAISLPVCRLFCGSSIGTLWPKPTGTVRLDTLMRQVDISFIDFNVNGTARQQKLWRAAEDRFMDMLNAQIPDRKVLARGGYRLSVNINTPDEPTPARLTLETDESYALDIDTDASGHVLANITAANFFGARHGLETLAQLIVYDDIRREVQVTANATITDAPVYKWRGLLLDTSRNYYSVKSIKRTLEGMALVKLNTFHWHITDSHSFPLEVKKRPELHKLGAYSQRQVYTRRDVAEVVEYGRVRGIRVMPEFDAPAHVGEGWQHKNMTACFNAQPWKSFCVEPPCGQLDPTVNEMYDVLEDIYGTMFDQFNPDVFHMGGDEVSTSCWNSSRPIQKWMKKQKWGLETADFMRLWGHFQTEALGRVDKVANGTHTPIILWTSGLTEEPFIDEYLNPERYIIQIWTTGADPKVKKILERGYKIIVSNYDALYLDCGGAGWVTDGNNWCSPYIGWQKVYDNSLKSIAGDYEHHVLGAEGAIWSEQIDEHTLDNRFWPRASALAERLWSNPGEGWRQAESRLLLHRQRLVDNGLGAEAMQPQWCLQNEHECPIDACSRGGGRYGLIVLLLLTTLSA, from the exons CCTGGCCCTGGTGTCTCAACTGACGGCCCACAGCTCAGA TGACTTGGTTTACGGCTACGAGTGCCGCAGTGGCTTCTGCCAGAAGGTGGAGCTCAGCGAGGAGAACTACGCCAAGGCCATCAGTCTGCCCGTGTGCCGGCTCTTCTGCGGCAGCTCCATCGGCACCCTGTGGCCCAAGCCCACGGGTACTGTGCGTCTGGACACGTTGATGCGCCAGGTGGACATCTCCTTTATCGACTTCAATGTCAATGGAACGGCCCGCCAACAGAAGCTCTGGCGAGCTGCTGAAGACCGCTTCATGGACATGCTGAACGCCCAGATACCAGATCGCAAGGTTCTCGCACGAGGTGGCTACCGTTTGTCTGTGAACATCAATACTCCGGATGAGCCGACTCCGGCCAGACTCACTCTGGAAACGGACGAGAGCTATGCCCTGGACATTGATACGGATGCTTCGGGTCATGTGCTGGCCAACATTACCGCGGCCAACTTTTTCGGAGCCCGTCATGGTCTGGAGACCCTGGCCCAGTTGATTGTCTACGATGACATACGCCGCGAGGTTCAGGTGACTGCCAATGCCACCATCACCGATGCTCCGGTGTACAAGTGGCGTGGATTGCTTCTGGACACCTCTCGTAACTACTACTCTGTGAAGTCCATCAAGAGGACTTTGG AGGGCATGGCCTTGGTCAAACTGAACACCTTCCACTGGCACATCACGGACTCGCACAGCTTCCCACTGGAGGTGAAGAAGCGGCCAGAGCTGCACAAGCTGGGAGCCTATTCCCAACGCCAGGTGTACACCCGCCGGGACGTGGCCGAGGTTGTGGAGTACGGCCGAGTGCGAGGCATCCGTGTTATGCCAGAGTTCGATGCTCCTGCCCATGTGGGTGAGGGTTGGCAGCACAAGAACATGACCGCCTGCTTCAATGCTCAGCCATGGAAGTCATTCTGCGTGGAGCCACCATGTGGCCAACTCGATCCCACTGTGAACGAAATGTACGATGTGCTGGAGGACATTTACGGCACCATGTTCGATCAGTTCAACCCGGATGTCTTCCACATGGGCGGCGATGAAGTGTCCACCAGCTGTTGGAATAGCAGCCGGCCCATCCAGAAGTGGATGAAGAAGCAGAAATGGGGCCTGGAGACCGCCGACTTTATGCGCTTATGGGGACACTTCCAAACAGAGGCTCTCGGTCGCGTGGACAAGGTGGCCAATGGTACGCACACGCCCATCATTCTGTGGACTAGTGGACTCACCGAGGAGCCCTTCATTGACGAGTATCTGAACCCAGAGCGTTACATCATTCAGATCTGGACCACTGGTGCAGATCCCAAGGTAAAGAAGATTCTTGAGCGTGGCTACAAGATCATTGTGTCCAACTACGATGCTCTGTACTTGGACTGCGGCGGAGCTGGCTGGGTGACAGATGGCAACAATTGGTGCTCCCCCTACATTGGCTGGCAGAAGGTGTACGACAACAGTTTGAAATCCATTGCCGGCGACTACGAGCATCATGTCTTGGGAGCGGAAGGAGCCATTTGGTCGGAGCAGATCGACGAGCACACCCTGGATAACCGCTTTTGGCCCAGGGCCAGTGCCTTGGCCGAACGACTGTGGTCAAATCCTGGCGAGGGTTGGCGCCAGGCCGAGTCACGTCTGCTGCTCCATCGCCAGCGACTGGTGGACAACGGTCTGGGTGCGGAGGCCATGCAACCGCAGTGGTGCTTGCAAAACGAGCACGAGTGTCCAATTGACGC ATGTAGTCGGGGCGGCGGGCGGTATGGGTTGATTGTCTTGTTGCTACTCACAACGCTCTCTGCCTGA
- the LOC122618380 gene encoding chitooligosaccharidolytic beta-N-acetylglucosaminidase isoform X1, which yields MKRTRTALGVALLLALVSQLTAHSSDDLVYGYECRSGFCQKVELSEENYAKAISLPVCRLFCGSSIGTLWPKPTGTVRLDTLMRQVDISFIDFNVNGTARQQKLWRAAEDRFMDMLNAQIPDRKVLARGGYRLSVNINTPDEPTPARLTLETDESYALDIDTDASGHVLANITAANFFGARHGLETLAQLIVYDDIRREVQVTANATITDAPVYKWRGLLLDTSRNYYSVKSIKRTLEGMALVKLNTFHWHITDSHSFPLEVKKRPELHKLGAYSQRQVYTRRDVAEVVEYGRVRGIRVMPEFDAPAHVGEGWQHKNMTACFNAQPWKSFCVEPPCGQLDPTVNEMYDVLEDIYGTMFDQFNPDVFHMGGDEVSTSCWNSSRPIQKWMKKQKWGLETADFMRLWGHFQTEALGRVDKVANGTHTPIILWTSGLTEEPFIDEYLNPERYIIQIWTTGADPKVKKILERGYKIIVSNYDALYLDCGGAGWVTDGNNWCSPYIGWQKVYDNSLKSIAGDYEHHVLGAEGAIWSEQIDEHTLDNRFWPRASALAERLWSNPGEGWRQAESRLLLHRQRLVDNGLGAEAMQPQWCLQNEHECPIDAYDAQV from the exons CCTGGCCCTGGTGTCTCAACTGACGGCCCACAGCTCAGA TGACTTGGTTTACGGCTACGAGTGCCGCAGTGGCTTCTGCCAGAAGGTGGAGCTCAGCGAGGAGAACTACGCCAAGGCCATCAGTCTGCCCGTGTGCCGGCTCTTCTGCGGCAGCTCCATCGGCACCCTGTGGCCCAAGCCCACGGGTACTGTGCGTCTGGACACGTTGATGCGCCAGGTGGACATCTCCTTTATCGACTTCAATGTCAATGGAACGGCCCGCCAACAGAAGCTCTGGCGAGCTGCTGAAGACCGCTTCATGGACATGCTGAACGCCCAGATACCAGATCGCAAGGTTCTCGCACGAGGTGGCTACCGTTTGTCTGTGAACATCAATACTCCGGATGAGCCGACTCCGGCCAGACTCACTCTGGAAACGGACGAGAGCTATGCCCTGGACATTGATACGGATGCTTCGGGTCATGTGCTGGCCAACATTACCGCGGCCAACTTTTTCGGAGCCCGTCATGGTCTGGAGACCCTGGCCCAGTTGATTGTCTACGATGACATACGCCGCGAGGTTCAGGTGACTGCCAATGCCACCATCACCGATGCTCCGGTGTACAAGTGGCGTGGATTGCTTCTGGACACCTCTCGTAACTACTACTCTGTGAAGTCCATCAAGAGGACTTTGG AGGGCATGGCCTTGGTCAAACTGAACACCTTCCACTGGCACATCACGGACTCGCACAGCTTCCCACTGGAGGTGAAGAAGCGGCCAGAGCTGCACAAGCTGGGAGCCTATTCCCAACGCCAGGTGTACACCCGCCGGGACGTGGCCGAGGTTGTGGAGTACGGCCGAGTGCGAGGCATCCGTGTTATGCCAGAGTTCGATGCTCCTGCCCATGTGGGTGAGGGTTGGCAGCACAAGAACATGACCGCCTGCTTCAATGCTCAGCCATGGAAGTCATTCTGCGTGGAGCCACCATGTGGCCAACTCGATCCCACTGTGAACGAAATGTACGATGTGCTGGAGGACATTTACGGCACCATGTTCGATCAGTTCAACCCGGATGTCTTCCACATGGGCGGCGATGAAGTGTCCACCAGCTGTTGGAATAGCAGCCGGCCCATCCAGAAGTGGATGAAGAAGCAGAAATGGGGCCTGGAGACCGCCGACTTTATGCGCTTATGGGGACACTTCCAAACAGAGGCTCTCGGTCGCGTGGACAAGGTGGCCAATGGTACGCACACGCCCATCATTCTGTGGACTAGTGGACTCACCGAGGAGCCCTTCATTGACGAGTATCTGAACCCAGAGCGTTACATCATTCAGATCTGGACCACTGGTGCAGATCCCAAGGTAAAGAAGATTCTTGAGCGTGGCTACAAGATCATTGTGTCCAACTACGATGCTCTGTACTTGGACTGCGGCGGAGCTGGCTGGGTGACAGATGGCAACAATTGGTGCTCCCCCTACATTGGCTGGCAGAAGGTGTACGACAACAGTTTGAAATCCATTGCCGGCGACTACGAGCATCATGTCTTGGGAGCGGAAGGAGCCATTTGGTCGGAGCAGATCGACGAGCACACCCTGGATAACCGCTTTTGGCCCAGGGCCAGTGCCTTGGCCGAACGACTGTGGTCAAATCCTGGCGAGGGTTGGCGCCAGGCCGAGTCACGTCTGCTGCTCCATCGCCAGCGACTGGTGGACAACGGTCTGGGTGCGGAGGCCATGCAACCGCAGTGGTGCTTGCAAAACGAGCACGAGTGTCCAATTGACGCGTACGATGCACAAGTTTGA